From a region of the Triticum aestivum cultivar Chinese Spring chromosome 7D, IWGSC CS RefSeq v2.1, whole genome shotgun sequence genome:
- the LOC123164263 gene encoding uncharacterized protein, with the protein MENVLAFSILSASPADIAPGGSWAWLSWQGRKLQEDDQDGAGQQGKQGHVPAEAELWPDKGKSQSPSLLQPRFAPEFDGIDCFETLVCHYSVNLKPWL; encoded by the coding sequence ATGGAAAATGTGCTGGCCTTCTCGATCCTGAGCGCGTCGCCGGCGGACATCGCCCCCGGTGGGAGCTGGGCTTGGCTCTCCTGGCAAGGGAGGAAGCTGCAGGAGGACGACCAGGATGGAGCAGGGCAGCAAGGGAAGCAGGGCCATGTGCCGGCGGAGGCAGAGCTGTGGCCGGACAAGGGGAAATCACAGTCGCCATCGCTGCTGCAGCCACGGTTCGCGCCGGAGTTTGATGGGATCGACTGCTTTGAGACCCTCGTGTGCCATTATTCAGTTAATCTCAAGCCGTGGTTGTGA